Proteins found in one Hevea brasiliensis isolate MT/VB/25A 57/8 chromosome 18, ASM3005281v1, whole genome shotgun sequence genomic segment:
- the LOC110641566 gene encoding LOW QUALITY PROTEIN: UDP-glycosyltransferase 90A1 (The sequence of the model RefSeq protein was modified relative to this genomic sequence to represent the inferred CDS: inserted 2 bases in 2 codons), protein MESSKPQYHAVIFPFMSKGHTIPLLHLAHLLLRRGTAVTVFTTPANHPFTAKFLSNTTASIIDLPXPENVPEIPSGIESTDKLPSISLYPQFALATERMQPDFERELESFPVVNFMVFDGFLWWAAESAVKFGIPRLLFYGMSNYASGLSKVVAESRALFGPELDDELINVSEFPWIKVTRNDFEPVFRDPELKGPHFEFLVKSLTGASVSNGYLSNSFYELEPVFVDYCNRSTRKTWCVGPLCLANTPQVETVPQKYTIWILWLDEKQKQGSSVLYVAFGSQAEISAEQLKEIRTGLEESRVNFLWVIRKXESELGDGFEERVKERGMIVRDWVDQMEILMHPSIQGFLSHCGWNSVLESICAGVPILAWPMMAEQHLNARMVVEEIKIGLRVETCNGSVRGFVKWEGLEKMVKELMEGEMGKKVRKKVNEFAEMAKKAMEEGTGSSWRTLDIPLQEFCRSKDDVNENE, encoded by the exons ATGGAGTCTTCTAAGCCACAGTATCACGCAGTTATATTCCCTTTTATGTCCAAAGGCCACACCATCCCACTCCTCCACCTAGCCCACCTCCTCCTCCGTCGTGGGACTGCCGTCACTGTCTTTACAACTCCGGCCAATCATCCTTTCACTGCTAAATTTCTTTCCAATACCACTGCCTCTATTATTGATCTTC TTCCTGAAAATGTACCTGAAATCCCTTCAGGCATCGAAAGTACGGACAAACTACCCTCCATATCACTATATCCTCAGTTTGCTCTTGCCACCGAACGTATGCAACCGGACTTTGAAAGGGAGCTAGAAAGTTTCCCAGTTGTCAACTTCATGGTGTTTGATGGCTTCCTGTGGTGGGCTGCAGAGTCTGCTGTGAAGTTTGGTATTCCAAGACTGTTATTTTATGGTATGTCCAATTACGCCTCTGGCCTGTCAAAAGTTGTAGCAGAGAGTAGGGCCTTGTTTGGGCCTGAGTTAGATGACGAGTTAATCAATGTGAGTGAGTTTCCATGGATTAAGGTTACTAGAAATGATTTTGAACCGGTGTTCAGAGACCCCGAATTAAAAGGTCCTCACTTTGAGTTCCTGGTAAAATCATTGACAGGAGCATCAGTAAGTAATGGTTATCTATCAAATAGCTTCTACGAACTTGAACCTGTTTTCGTCGATTACTGTAACCGCAGTACGCGAAAGACCTGGTGTGTGGGGCCCTTGTGCCTAGCCAATACACCACAGGTTGAAACTGTTCCACAAAAGTATACCATTTGGATTCTGTGGTTAGATGAAAAGCAAAAGCAAGGAAGCTCGGTCCTATACGTGGCGTTTGGATCTCAGGCGGAGATCTCAGCAGAACAGCTCAAGGAGATAAGAACTGGTTTGGAAGAATCTAGGGTAAACTTCCTGTGGGTTATAAGGA AAGAATCAGAGTTGGGAGATGGGTTTGAAGAGAGGGTGAAGGAAAGAGGAATGATAGTGAGGGATTGGGTGGATCAAATGGAGATATTAATGCACCCAAGTATACAAGGGTTCTTGAGCCACTGTGGATGGAACTCAGTACTAGAGAGCATATGTGCAGGGGTGCCAATTCTTGCATGGCCCATGATGGCAGAGCAGCACTTAAATGCAAGAATGGTGGTGGAGGAGATAAAAATAGGGTTGAGAGTAGAAACCTGTAATGGATCAGTGAGAGGGTTTGTGAAATGGGAAGGTTTAGAAAAGATGGTGAAGGAGTTGATGGAAGGAGAGATGGGGAAGAAGGTAAGAAAAAAGGTGAACGAGTTTGCAGAGATGGCCAAGAAAGCTATGGAGGAAGGTACTGGCTCATCCTGGCGCACGTTAGACATTCCTCTTCAGGAGTTTTGCCGTAGCAAAGATGACGTGAATGAGAATGAATag